In the genome of Gammaproteobacteria bacterium, one region contains:
- a CDS encoding 1-deoxy-D-xylulose-5-phosphate synthase: MSLSDKYPLLFQIDTPDDLRRLSRDQLAQLATELRGYLIDTISGCGGHFAAGLGTVELTIALHYVFNTPADRIVWDVGHQAYPHKVLTGRRDRLHTIRQTDGLHPFPTRAESEYDTFGVGHSSTSIGAALGMALAARQKGIDRKHVAVIGDGAMTAGMAFEALNHAGDVKADLLVVLNDNDMSISKNVGSLNNYFARIFSGAFYTTVREGGKKVLDRLPSGFRELARRAEEHMKGMFVPGTLFEEMGFNYIGPIDGHDLDTLLDTLSNMKHLKGPQLLHVGTVKGKGYPPAESDPVAYHGVPIFDPSQPTLPAGKPKTTFSNVFGQWLVDAATKDERVIGITPAMREGSDLIAFSEQFPDRYFDVAIAEQHAVTLAAGLACEGMKPVVAIYSTFLQRAYDQLIHDVALQNLDVTFAIDRGGIVGGDGATHQGAFDLSYLRPIPNLVSMAPCDESECRKMLQTALEYPGPAAVRYPRGTGAGVPVEPNLDTLPIGQGRVVREGEQVAILSFGTRLHDALEAAETLNATVADMRFVKPLDIELIKNLANTHEYIVTVEENARIGGAGSAVLEAMAELDISRPTLLIGLPDRFVEHGHPADIYRRLLLDSEGITRQIQDFLKAL; the protein is encoded by the coding sequence ATGAGTTTATCAGACAAATATCCACTGTTGTTTCAAATTGACACACCGGATGACCTTCGCCGTTTGTCTCGCGATCAATTAGCGCAGTTAGCGACGGAACTGCGTGGCTATTTGATTGATACCATCAGCGGCTGCGGTGGGCATTTCGCCGCAGGCCTTGGCACCGTAGAACTGACCATTGCCTTGCATTATGTTTTTAATACGCCAGCAGATCGAATTGTCTGGGATGTCGGCCATCAAGCCTATCCGCATAAAGTGCTGACAGGGCGACGAGATCGGCTTCACACCATTCGCCAGACAGATGGTCTGCACCCTTTTCCCACGCGCGCTGAAAGCGAATACGACACATTTGGCGTCGGCCACTCCAGCACGTCAATTGGCGCAGCCCTCGGGATGGCGTTGGCAGCACGCCAAAAGGGTATCGACCGCAAGCATGTGGCCGTCATTGGAGATGGTGCCATGACCGCTGGCATGGCCTTCGAAGCCCTTAACCACGCTGGAGACGTCAAGGCGGATCTGCTTGTCGTGCTCAACGACAACGACATGTCCATTTCGAAAAATGTCGGCAGTCTGAATAACTATTTTGCGCGAATCTTTTCCGGTGCGTTCTATACCACGGTGCGTGAAGGCGGTAAAAAAGTCCTCGACCGTTTGCCGTCTGGTTTCCGTGAGCTCGCTCGTCGCGCTGAGGAACATATGAAAGGCATGTTTGTGCCCGGCACTTTATTTGAAGAAATGGGGTTCAACTACATTGGCCCTATTGATGGCCATGATCTCGACACTCTGCTCGACACGCTGAGCAACATGAAACACCTCAAAGGCCCACAGCTTTTGCATGTCGGCACGGTCAAAGGCAAGGGCTACCCACCCGCAGAGTCCGATCCGGTGGCGTATCACGGCGTGCCGATTTTCGATCCGTCACAGCCGACTCTGCCAGCCGGCAAACCCAAAACAACGTTCTCCAACGTTTTTGGTCAATGGTTAGTCGATGCCGCCACCAAGGATGAGCGAGTCATCGGCATTACACCAGCCATGCGTGAAGGTTCCGACTTGATTGCTTTCTCAGAACAGTTTCCAGATCGTTACTTTGATGTGGCCATCGCCGAGCAACATGCCGTCACACTGGCCGCTGGCCTTGCCTGCGAAGGTATGAAACCTGTGGTGGCCATTTACTCCACGTTTTTGCAACGAGCCTATGATCAGCTCATCCATGACGTTGCCTTACAAAATCTTGACGTCACCTTTGCCATCGACCGTGGCGGCATTGTTGGAGGGGATGGTGCCACGCATCAGGGTGCTTTTGACTTAAGCTACTTACGTCCGATTCCTAACCTTGTGAGCATGGCGCCCTGTGACGAGTCGGAATGCCGCAAAATGTTGCAAACTGCCCTTGAATATCCGGGGCCTGCCGCTGTTCGTTATCCTCGCGGCACAGGTGCCGGCGTTCCAGTTGAACCAAACCTTGATACACTCCCAATCGGTCAAGGACGCGTGGTTCGAGAAGGCGAACAAGTGGCCATCCTTTCTTTTGGGACACGCTTGCACGACGCGCTTGAGGCCGCAGAAACCCTCAATGCCACCGTGGCCGACATGCGTTTTGTCAAGCCCCTTGACATCGAGCTCATCAAAAATCTTGCCAATACGCACGAATACATTGTCACCGTTGAAGAAAATGCTCGTATCGGCGGGGCTGGCAGTGCCGTACTCGAAGCCATGGCAGAATTGGACATCAGTCGGCCAACGCTGTTGATCGGCCTGCCGGATCGTTTTGTCGAACATGGTCATCCTGCCGACATATACCGTCGCCTATTGCTCGACAGCGAAGGCATTACCCGACAAATTCAAGATTTTCTTAAGGCGTTGTGA